A part of Desulfofundulus salinus genomic DNA contains:
- a CDS encoding flagellar brake protein yields the protein MLDQLKINQKIQVAREGERDWYASTIQDIKGGELHIALPRLRGDVLVLTPGDNVKVRFFDENASFIFPARCLGRTIEAIPLYRLAPTGDCQRVQQRQHVRLKTLLDVHYAHPPEKNRRPRYKKAFTVDISGGGMLLAMDEPVLPGRELLVEFNLPLRTGARKMELRGRVVRLQEREKSKYHVALEFVDITTAQQDLIMRYIFQCMAEHVRLTRM from the coding sequence TTGTTGGACCAGTTAAAGATAAATCAAAAGATACAGGTGGCCCGGGAGGGGGAAAGGGACTGGTACGCCTCCACCATCCAGGACATCAAAGGCGGTGAACTGCACATCGCCCTGCCCCGCCTGCGGGGGGATGTGCTTGTCCTGACGCCGGGCGATAATGTAAAGGTCCGTTTTTTCGACGAAAATGCCAGCTTCATTTTCCCCGCCCGCTGCCTGGGGCGTACCATAGAAGCCATACCCCTTTACCGCCTGGCTCCCACGGGAGATTGCCAGCGGGTGCAGCAGCGCCAGCACGTGCGTCTGAAGACTCTCCTCGATGTCCACTACGCCCATCCTCCGGAGAAAAACCGCCGCCCCCGGTACAAAAAAGCCTTTACGGTGGACATCAGCGGCGGGGGTATGCTTCTGGCCATGGACGAACCGGTCCTGCCCGGCAGGGAACTGCTGGTGGAGTTCAACCTGCCCCTGCGCACCGGTGCCCGGAAGATGGAACTCCGGGGCCGGGTGGTGCGTCTTCAGGAAAGGGAAAAGTCAAAATACCACGTGGCCCTGGAGTTTGTGGATATTACAACCGCCCAGCAGGATCTGATCATGCGCTACATTTTCCAGTGCATGGCCGAACATGTCCGGCTCACCAGGATGTGA
- a CDS encoding FliA/WhiG family RNA polymerase sigma factor, producing the protein MDNKEKLWQEYKRTKSPEIRHQLILSYLWLVKYLAGRLAVKLPACMSQEDLESCGIFGLIEAIDKFDPDMGCDFEAYASIRVRGAMLDEVRRANWMPRTLWYKLQRLRATRERLENMHQEKVSMEAVAQEMGISQAEVHYLDNQLYRLFTLSLDEMVAAGNGEPVRLGDLLPDETSPDPLDRITEEENKELLARAVASLPEKDRLVLALYYQEGLTLKEIGAVLEVSESRVCQLHSRAINRLRKKLAELS; encoded by the coding sequence GTGGATAATAAGGAAAAGCTCTGGCAGGAGTACAAGCGAACGAAGAGCCCGGAAATCCGCCACCAGCTCATCCTGTCTTATCTCTGGCTGGTCAAGTACCTGGCCGGCCGGCTGGCCGTCAAGCTGCCTGCGTGCATGAGCCAGGAGGACCTGGAAAGCTGTGGTATTTTTGGATTAATAGAAGCAATCGACAAATTCGACCCCGACATGGGGTGCGATTTTGAAGCCTACGCCAGTATCCGGGTGCGGGGAGCCATGCTGGACGAAGTACGCCGGGCCAACTGGATGCCCCGTACCCTGTGGTACAAGCTGCAGCGGCTCAGGGCCACCCGGGAGAGGCTGGAAAACATGCACCAGGAAAAGGTATCCATGGAGGCAGTGGCGCAGGAAATGGGTATTTCCCAGGCCGAAGTGCACTACCTGGACAACCAGCTGTACCGACTGTTCACCCTTTCCCTGGATGAAATGGTGGCCGCGGGCAACGGTGAGCCCGTCCGGCTGGGGGACCTGCTGCCCGACGAAACCAGCCCCGACCCCCTGGACCGCATCACCGAGGAGGAAAACAAGGAACTTCTGGCCCGTGCCGTGGCCAGCCTGCCGGAAAAGGACCGGCTGGTGCTGGCCCTGTACTACCAGGAGGGGCTTACTTTAAAGGAAATCGGGGCCGTGCTGGAGGTTTCCGAATCAAGGGTCTGCCAGCTGCACAGCCGGGCCATCAACCGCCTGCGCAAGAAGCTGGCGGAACTGAGCTGA
- a CDS encoding flagellar hook-basal body protein, which yields MIRGIYTAASGLGVQQARLDVLANNLANASTSGFKADGVIQKPFPELLLVEQQDRGPAAIGPRWRYVGVTNQGVAVTRVVTNFSPGSLKPTGKNTHLALATANTFLVVQTPQGERYTRDGDLAIDGEGYLVDSRGNRVLGETGPVQVENDDFHITAGGEVILPGQGTIGRLRIVQFADLNLLAKTGDNYYTAPAGSAQPAANPEVRQGYLEGANVDPAASMVQLVSAIRSYEANQRILQAQDQLLDLAVNRVGALR from the coding sequence ATGATCCGTGGCATTTATACGGCCGCCTCCGGCCTGGGCGTGCAGCAGGCCCGGCTGGACGTGCTGGCCAACAACCTGGCCAACGCCTCCACCAGCGGCTTCAAGGCAGACGGCGTCATTCAAAAACCTTTTCCCGAACTCCTGCTGGTGGAACAGCAGGACCGGGGACCCGCGGCAATCGGGCCCCGCTGGCGCTATGTGGGCGTAACCAACCAGGGCGTGGCCGTCACCCGGGTGGTAACCAATTTTTCCCCCGGTTCCCTGAAACCGACGGGCAAAAACACCCACCTGGCCCTGGCCACCGCCAATACATTTCTGGTGGTTCAAACACCACAGGGGGAACGTTACACCCGGGACGGCGACCTGGCGATAGACGGCGAGGGCTACCTGGTGGACTCCCGGGGCAACCGGGTGCTGGGGGAAACCGGCCCGGTGCAGGTGGAAAACGACGATTTCCACATAACTGCCGGGGGAGAAGTTATTCTGCCCGGCCAGGGAACAATAGGCCGCCTTCGTATTGTACAATTTGCCGATCTCAACCTGCTGGCCAAAACCGGAGACAACTACTACACCGCTCCGGCCGGTAGCGCCCAGCCGGCGGCCAATCCCGAAGTGCGCCAGGGCTATCTCGAAGGAGCCAATGTGGATCCCGCCGCTTCCATGGTGCAGCTGGTCAGCGCCATCCGTTCCTACGAGGCCAACCAGCGCATCCTGCAGGCCCAGGATCAGCTTCTGGACCTGGCGGTCAACCGGGTGGGAGCGCTGCGGTAA